One Cucurbita pepo subsp. pepo cultivar mu-cu-16 chromosome LG07, ASM280686v2, whole genome shotgun sequence genomic region harbors:
- the LOC111799152 gene encoding 3-oxoacyl-[acyl-carrier-protein] synthase II, chloroplastic-like isoform X1, translating to MAASSLVSPLCSGLLSACMSVNCGRNHSFDSSMFSSSKIIETCAGRRKFKSKCSSRSSQSHGTEILSSCGSKMMQGLTSSCILFKPQSRNWNCLPKRRAAHSGEAMSIAAQPAEEITVKKKHGTRQRRIVVTGMGVVTPLGHDADLFYSSLLEGISGITEIESFDCDQFPTRIAGEIKSFSTDGWVAPKLSKKMDKFMLYLLTAGKKALADGGITEDVMDELNKAKCGVLIGSAMGGMKVFYDAIEALRISYRKMNPFCVPFATTNMGSAMLAADLGWMGPNYSISTACATSNFCILNAADHISRGDADVMLCGGSDAAVIPIGLGGFVACRALSQRNSDPTKASRPWDIVKLPTISLPLIFLFLIDALENSRDGFVMGEGAGVLLLEELEHAKKRGAEIYAEFLGGSLTCDAYHMTEPRPDGAGVILCIEKALAQSGVSREDVNYINAHATSTPAGDLKEYQALLHCFGNNPELKVNSTKSMIGHLLGAAGAVEAVAVIQAIRTGWVHPNINLENPDEGVDMNVLVGPKKERFDIKAALSNSFGFGGHNSSIIFAPYK from the exons ATGGCTGCATCCTCTCTTGTTTCTCCACTCTGCTCTGGACTTTTGTCCGCTTGCATGTCTGTCAACTGCGGAAGAAATCATTCCTTTGATTCCTccatgttttcttcttctaagaTTATCGAAACATGTGCTGGAAGACGGAAGTTTAAATCTAAATGCAGCAGTAGAAGCTCTCAAAGTCACGGGACAGAAATTTTGTCGTCCTGTGGATCCAAGATGATGCAGGGACTTACGAGCTCCTGCATTCTGTTCAAGCCACAAAGTAGAAATTGGAATTGCCTGCCAAAACGCAGGGCTGCTCATTCGG GCGAGGCCATGTCCATAGCTGCACAACCTGCTGAAGAAATAAcagtaaaaaagaaacatggtACCAGGCAAAGGCGAATAGTTGTCACTGGAATGGGTGTGGTGACTCCACTGGGTCACGATGCAGATCTCTTCTATAGTAGTTTGCTCGAGGGTATCAGTGGCATAACAGAGATCGAGTCATTTGATTGTGACCAATTTCCCACG aGAATTGCTGGAGAGATAAAGAGCTTCTCAACTGATGGATGGGTTGCTCCAAAACTTTCTAAGAAGATGGATAAGTTCATGCTTTACTTGCTTACTGCCGGCAAGAAAGCCCTTGCGGATGGAGGAATTACAGAAGATGTAATGGATGAGTTAAATAAAGCTAAATGTGGAGTGTTGATCGGTTCAGCAATGGGTGGCATGAAG GTTTTTTATGATGCAATAGAGGCTTTACGGATTTCATACAGGAAGATGAATCCTTTCTGTGTACCCTTTGCAACAACGAATATGGGTTCTGCCATGCTTGCAGCGGACTTG GGGTGGATGGGTCCAAACTATTCCATTTCCACAGCCTGTGCTACAAGCAATTTTTGCATATTGAATGCAGCAGATCATATAAGTAGAGGCGATGCT GATGTAATGCTTTGTGGTGGTTCAGATGCAGCAGTTATACCCATag GCTTGGGAGGCTTTGTTGCTTGTAGAGCACTTTCACAGAGAAACAGTGACCCTACTAAAGCTTCACGCCCTTGGGACATTGTAAAGTTACCAACAATCTCTTTACCATtgatttttctgtttcttattGATGCTCTTGAAAAT AGTAGAGATGGATTTGTGATGGGCGAAGGTGCTGGAGTATTGCTTTTAGAAGAGCTAGAGCATGCGAAG AAAAGAGGCGCAGAAATATATGCAGAATTTCTTGGTGGAAGTTTGACTTGCGATGCTTACCACATGACAGAACCACGTCCTGATG GGGCTGGTGTCATTCTTTGCATAGAAAAGGCGTTGGCTCAGTCAGGAGTATCAAGGGAAGACGTTAATTATATAAATGCACATGCCACATCAACACCTGCTGGAGACCTCAAAGAGTATCAAGCTCTTCTTCATTGTTTTGGCAATAACCCTGAG CTTAAGGTGAACTCCACAAAATCTATGATCGGCCACCTACTTGGAGCTGCAGGTGCAGTGGAAGCTGTTGCAGTGATACAG GCTATTCGGACAGGATGGGTACATCCAAATATCAATCTTGAAAACCCAGATGAAGGCGTG GACATGAATGTGCTAGTGGGTccgaagaaagagagattCGACATCAAGGCAGCGTTGTCTAATTCATTCGGATTTGGGGGACATAATTCATCGATCATATTTGCTCCATACAAGTAA
- the LOC111799152 gene encoding 3-oxoacyl-[acyl-carrier-protein] synthase II, chloroplastic-like isoform X2, translating to MAASSLVSPLCSGLLSACMSVNCGRNHSFDSSMFSSSKIIETCAGRRKFKSKCSSRSSQSHGTEILSSCGSKMMQGLTSSCILFKPQSRNWNCLPKRRAAHSGEAMSIAAQPAEEITVKKKHGTRQRRIVVTGMGVVTPLGHDADLFYSSLLEGISGITEIESFDCDQFPTRIAGEIKSFSTDGWVAPKLSKKMDKFMLYLLTAGKKALADGGITEDVMDELNKAKCGVLIGSAMGGMKVFYDAIEALRISYRKMNPFCVPFATTNMGSAMLAADLGWMGPNYSISTACATSNFCILNAADHISRGDADVMLCGGSDAAVIPIGLGGFVACRALSQRNSDPTKASRPWDISRDGFVMGEGAGVLLLEELEHAKKRGAEIYAEFLGGSLTCDAYHMTEPRPDGAGVILCIEKALAQSGVSREDVNYINAHATSTPAGDLKEYQALLHCFGNNPELKVNSTKSMIGHLLGAAGAVEAVAVIQAIRTGWVHPNINLENPDEGVDMNVLVGPKKERFDIKAALSNSFGFGGHNSSIIFAPYK from the exons ATGGCTGCATCCTCTCTTGTTTCTCCACTCTGCTCTGGACTTTTGTCCGCTTGCATGTCTGTCAACTGCGGAAGAAATCATTCCTTTGATTCCTccatgttttcttcttctaagaTTATCGAAACATGTGCTGGAAGACGGAAGTTTAAATCTAAATGCAGCAGTAGAAGCTCTCAAAGTCACGGGACAGAAATTTTGTCGTCCTGTGGATCCAAGATGATGCAGGGACTTACGAGCTCCTGCATTCTGTTCAAGCCACAAAGTAGAAATTGGAATTGCCTGCCAAAACGCAGGGCTGCTCATTCGG GCGAGGCCATGTCCATAGCTGCACAACCTGCTGAAGAAATAAcagtaaaaaagaaacatggtACCAGGCAAAGGCGAATAGTTGTCACTGGAATGGGTGTGGTGACTCCACTGGGTCACGATGCAGATCTCTTCTATAGTAGTTTGCTCGAGGGTATCAGTGGCATAACAGAGATCGAGTCATTTGATTGTGACCAATTTCCCACG aGAATTGCTGGAGAGATAAAGAGCTTCTCAACTGATGGATGGGTTGCTCCAAAACTTTCTAAGAAGATGGATAAGTTCATGCTTTACTTGCTTACTGCCGGCAAGAAAGCCCTTGCGGATGGAGGAATTACAGAAGATGTAATGGATGAGTTAAATAAAGCTAAATGTGGAGTGTTGATCGGTTCAGCAATGGGTGGCATGAAG GTTTTTTATGATGCAATAGAGGCTTTACGGATTTCATACAGGAAGATGAATCCTTTCTGTGTACCCTTTGCAACAACGAATATGGGTTCTGCCATGCTTGCAGCGGACTTG GGGTGGATGGGTCCAAACTATTCCATTTCCACAGCCTGTGCTACAAGCAATTTTTGCATATTGAATGCAGCAGATCATATAAGTAGAGGCGATGCT GATGTAATGCTTTGTGGTGGTTCAGATGCAGCAGTTATACCCATag GCTTGGGAGGCTTTGTTGCTTGTAGAGCACTTTCACAGAGAAACAGTGACCCTACTAAAGCTTCACGCCCTTGGGACATT AGTAGAGATGGATTTGTGATGGGCGAAGGTGCTGGAGTATTGCTTTTAGAAGAGCTAGAGCATGCGAAG AAAAGAGGCGCAGAAATATATGCAGAATTTCTTGGTGGAAGTTTGACTTGCGATGCTTACCACATGACAGAACCACGTCCTGATG GGGCTGGTGTCATTCTTTGCATAGAAAAGGCGTTGGCTCAGTCAGGAGTATCAAGGGAAGACGTTAATTATATAAATGCACATGCCACATCAACACCTGCTGGAGACCTCAAAGAGTATCAAGCTCTTCTTCATTGTTTTGGCAATAACCCTGAG CTTAAGGTGAACTCCACAAAATCTATGATCGGCCACCTACTTGGAGCTGCAGGTGCAGTGGAAGCTGTTGCAGTGATACAG GCTATTCGGACAGGATGGGTACATCCAAATATCAATCTTGAAAACCCAGATGAAGGCGTG GACATGAATGTGCTAGTGGGTccgaagaaagagagattCGACATCAAGGCAGCGTTGTCTAATTCATTCGGATTTGGGGGACATAATTCATCGATCATATTTGCTCCATACAAGTAA